A window of the Diceros bicornis minor isolate mBicDic1 chromosome 12, mDicBic1.mat.cur, whole genome shotgun sequence genome harbors these coding sequences:
- the PKDCC gene encoding extracellular tyrosine-protein kinase PKDCC isoform X3, whose translation MRRRRAAVAAGFCASFLLGSVLNVLFAPGSEPPRPGQSPGPSPAPGPGRRGDRGELARQIRARYEEVQRYSRGGPAPGAGRPERRRLMDLAPGGPGLQRPRPPRARPLPDGAPSWPPAPGPGSPGLGPRLGCAALRNVTGAQYVGSGYTKAVYRVRLPGGAAVALKAVDFSGHDLGSCVREFGARRGCYRLAAHKLLKEMVLLERLRHPNVLQLYGYCYQDSEDIPDTLTTITELGAPVEMIQLLQTSWEDRFRFVLVDGELKVTDLDDARVEETPCASSADCILEFPARNFTLPCSAQGWCEGMNEKRNLYNAYRFFFTYLLPHSAPPSLRPLLDSIVNATATPHSAGELTWGVDETLAQLEKVLHLYRSGQYLQNSTVGSRAEYQHLPESTIPQEDYRCWPSYHHGSCLLSVFNVAEAMDVCESHAQCRAFVVTNQTTWTGRQLVFFKTGWSQVVPDPNKTTYVRASG comes from the exons ATGCGGCGCCGGCGAGCGGCGGTGGCCGCGGGTTTCTGCGCCTCCTTCCTGCTGGGCTCCGTCCTCAACGTGCTCTTCGCACCGGGCTCGGAGCCTCCGCGGCCAGGCCAGTCCCCCGGGCCCTCCCCAGCCCCGGGCCCGGGCCGTCGCGGGGACCGCGGGGAGCTGGCCCGGCAGATCCGAGCGCGCTACGAGGAGGTGCAGCGCTATTCCCGGGGGGGCCCCGCGCCCGGGGCCGGCCGGCCGGAGCGGCGGCGCCTGATGGACCTGGCTCCGGGCGGGCCGGGCCTGCAGCGTCCCCGGCCCCCGCGGGCCCGGCCCCTGCCCGACGGCGCTCCGAGCTGGCCCCCGGCTCCCGGCCCGGGCTCCCCTGGCCTGGGCCCGCGCCTGGGCTGCGCCGCGCTCCGCAACGTGACCGGCGCACAGTACGTGGGCTCTGGCTACACCAAGGCCGTGTACCGGGTCCGCCTGCCCGGCGGCGCCGCGGTGGCGCTCAAGGCGGTGGACTTCAGCGGCCACGATCTGGGCAGCTGCGTGCGCGAGTTCGGGGCGCGGAGGGGCTGCTATCGGCTGGCGGCCCACAAGCTGCTCAAGGAGATGGTGCTGCTGGAACGGCTGCGGCACCCCAACGTGCTGCAG CTCTATGGCTACTGCTACCAGGACAGCGAGGACATCCCGGACACCCTGACGACCATCACGGAGCTGGGCGCCCCTGTGGAAATGATCCAGCTGCTGCAGACTTCCTGGGAGGATCGATTCcga TTTGTGCTGGTGGATGGGGAGCTGAAGGTGACGGATCTGGATGACGCACGTGTAGAGGAGACACCATGTGCAAGCAGCGCCGACTGCATACTCGAGTTTCCAGCCAGGAACTTCACCCTGCCCTGCTCGGCCCAGGGCTGGTGCGAGGGCATGAATGAGAAGCGCAACCTCTACAATGCCTACAG GTTTTTCTTCACATACCTCCTGCCCCACAGTGCCCCACCCTCACTACGGCCTCTGCTGGACAGCATCGTCAACGCCACAG CCACACCGCACTCTGCAGGAGAGCTCACCTGGGGGGTGGATGAGACCCTGGCACAGCTGGAGAAGGTGCTGCACCTGTACCGGAGCGGGCAGTATCTGCAGAACTCCACAGTAGGCAGCAGAGCCG AGTACCAGCACCTCCCAGAGAGCACCATCCCCCAGGAAGACTACCGCTGCTGGCCGTCTTACCACCACGGAAGCTGCCTCCTTTCAGTGTTCAACGTGGCCGAGGCCATGGATGTCTGTGAGAGCCATGCCCAGTGCCGAGCCTTTGTGGTCACCAACCAGACCACCTGGACAG GTCGGCAGCTGGTCTTTTTCAAGACAGGATGGAGCCAAGTGGTCCCTGATCCCAACAAGACCACGTATGTGAGGGCCTCTGGCTGA
- the PKDCC gene encoding extracellular tyrosine-protein kinase PKDCC isoform X4 has product MRRRRAAVAAGFCASFLLGSVLNVLFAPGSEPPRPGQSPGPSPAPGPGRRGDRGELARQIRARYEEVQRYSRGGPAPGAGRPERRRLMDLAPGGPGLQRPRPPRARPLPDGAPSWPPAPGPGSPGLGPRLGCAALRNVTGAQYVGSGYTKAVYRVRLPGGAAVALKAVDFSGHDLGSCVREFGARRGCYRLAAHKLLKEMVLLERLRHPNVLQLYGYCYQDSEDIPDTLTTITELGAPVEMIQLLQTSWEDRFRICLSLGRLLHHLAHSPLGSVTLLDFRPRQFVLVDGELKVTDLDDARVEETPCASSADCILEFPARNFTLPCSAQGWCEGMNEKRNLYNAYRFFFTYLLPHSAPPSLRPLLDSIVNATEYQHLPESTIPQEDYRCWPSYHHGSCLLSVFNVAEAMDVCESHAQCRAFVVTNQTTWTGRQLVFFKTGWSQVVPDPNKTTYVRASG; this is encoded by the exons ATGCGGCGCCGGCGAGCGGCGGTGGCCGCGGGTTTCTGCGCCTCCTTCCTGCTGGGCTCCGTCCTCAACGTGCTCTTCGCACCGGGCTCGGAGCCTCCGCGGCCAGGCCAGTCCCCCGGGCCCTCCCCAGCCCCGGGCCCGGGCCGTCGCGGGGACCGCGGGGAGCTGGCCCGGCAGATCCGAGCGCGCTACGAGGAGGTGCAGCGCTATTCCCGGGGGGGCCCCGCGCCCGGGGCCGGCCGGCCGGAGCGGCGGCGCCTGATGGACCTGGCTCCGGGCGGGCCGGGCCTGCAGCGTCCCCGGCCCCCGCGGGCCCGGCCCCTGCCCGACGGCGCTCCGAGCTGGCCCCCGGCTCCCGGCCCGGGCTCCCCTGGCCTGGGCCCGCGCCTGGGCTGCGCCGCGCTCCGCAACGTGACCGGCGCACAGTACGTGGGCTCTGGCTACACCAAGGCCGTGTACCGGGTCCGCCTGCCCGGCGGCGCCGCGGTGGCGCTCAAGGCGGTGGACTTCAGCGGCCACGATCTGGGCAGCTGCGTGCGCGAGTTCGGGGCGCGGAGGGGCTGCTATCGGCTGGCGGCCCACAAGCTGCTCAAGGAGATGGTGCTGCTGGAACGGCTGCGGCACCCCAACGTGCTGCAG CTCTATGGCTACTGCTACCAGGACAGCGAGGACATCCCGGACACCCTGACGACCATCACGGAGCTGGGCGCCCCTGTGGAAATGATCCAGCTGCTGCAGACTTCCTGGGAGGATCGATTCcga ATCTGCCTGAGCCTGGGCCGCCTCCTCCACCACCTGGCCCACTCCCCACTGGGCTCGGTCACTCTGCTGGACTTCCGCCCCCGACAGTTTGTGCTGGTGGATGGGGAGCTGAAGGTGACGGATCTGGATGACGCACGTGTAGAGGAGACACCATGTGCAAGCAGCGCCGACTGCATACTCGAGTTTCCAGCCAGGAACTTCACCCTGCCCTGCTCGGCCCAGGGCTGGTGCGAGGGCATGAATGAGAAGCGCAACCTCTACAATGCCTACAG GTTTTTCTTCACATACCTCCTGCCCCACAGTGCCCCACCCTCACTACGGCCTCTGCTGGACAGCATCGTCAACGCCACAG AGTACCAGCACCTCCCAGAGAGCACCATCCCCCAGGAAGACTACCGCTGCTGGCCGTCTTACCACCACGGAAGCTGCCTCCTTTCAGTGTTCAACGTGGCCGAGGCCATGGATGTCTGTGAGAGCCATGCCCAGTGCCGAGCCTTTGTGGTCACCAACCAGACCACCTGGACAG GTCGGCAGCTGGTCTTTTTCAAGACAGGATGGAGCCAAGTGGTCCCTGATCCCAACAAGACCACGTATGTGAGGGCCTCTGGCTGA
- the PKDCC gene encoding extracellular tyrosine-protein kinase PKDCC isoform X1, whose translation MRRRRAAVAAGFCASFLLGSVLNVLFAPGSEPPRPGQSPGPSPAPGPGRRGDRGELARQIRARYEEVQRYSRGGPAPGAGRPERRRLMDLAPGGPGLQRPRPPRARPLPDGAPSWPPAPGPGSPGLGPRLGCAALRNVTGAQYVGSGYTKAVYRVRLPGGAAVALKAVDFSGHDLGSCVREFGARRGCYRLAAHKLLKEMVLLERLRHPNVLQLYGYCYQDSEDIPDTLTTITELGAPVEMIQLLQTSWEDRFRICLSLGRLLHHLAHSPLGSVTLLDFRPRQFVLVDGELKVTDLDDARVEETPCASSADCILEFPARNFTLPCSAQGWCEGMNEKRNLYNAYRFFFTYLLPHSAPPSLRPLLDSIVNATATPHSAGELTWGVDETLAQLEKVLHLYRSGQYLQNSTVGSRAEYQHLPESTIPQEDYRCWPSYHHGSCLLSVFNVAEAMDVCESHAQCRAFVVTNQTTWTGRQLVFFKTGWSQVVPDPNKTTYVRASG comes from the exons ATGCGGCGCCGGCGAGCGGCGGTGGCCGCGGGTTTCTGCGCCTCCTTCCTGCTGGGCTCCGTCCTCAACGTGCTCTTCGCACCGGGCTCGGAGCCTCCGCGGCCAGGCCAGTCCCCCGGGCCCTCCCCAGCCCCGGGCCCGGGCCGTCGCGGGGACCGCGGGGAGCTGGCCCGGCAGATCCGAGCGCGCTACGAGGAGGTGCAGCGCTATTCCCGGGGGGGCCCCGCGCCCGGGGCCGGCCGGCCGGAGCGGCGGCGCCTGATGGACCTGGCTCCGGGCGGGCCGGGCCTGCAGCGTCCCCGGCCCCCGCGGGCCCGGCCCCTGCCCGACGGCGCTCCGAGCTGGCCCCCGGCTCCCGGCCCGGGCTCCCCTGGCCTGGGCCCGCGCCTGGGCTGCGCCGCGCTCCGCAACGTGACCGGCGCACAGTACGTGGGCTCTGGCTACACCAAGGCCGTGTACCGGGTCCGCCTGCCCGGCGGCGCCGCGGTGGCGCTCAAGGCGGTGGACTTCAGCGGCCACGATCTGGGCAGCTGCGTGCGCGAGTTCGGGGCGCGGAGGGGCTGCTATCGGCTGGCGGCCCACAAGCTGCTCAAGGAGATGGTGCTGCTGGAACGGCTGCGGCACCCCAACGTGCTGCAG CTCTATGGCTACTGCTACCAGGACAGCGAGGACATCCCGGACACCCTGACGACCATCACGGAGCTGGGCGCCCCTGTGGAAATGATCCAGCTGCTGCAGACTTCCTGGGAGGATCGATTCcga ATCTGCCTGAGCCTGGGCCGCCTCCTCCACCACCTGGCCCACTCCCCACTGGGCTCGGTCACTCTGCTGGACTTCCGCCCCCGACAGTTTGTGCTGGTGGATGGGGAGCTGAAGGTGACGGATCTGGATGACGCACGTGTAGAGGAGACACCATGTGCAAGCAGCGCCGACTGCATACTCGAGTTTCCAGCCAGGAACTTCACCCTGCCCTGCTCGGCCCAGGGCTGGTGCGAGGGCATGAATGAGAAGCGCAACCTCTACAATGCCTACAG GTTTTTCTTCACATACCTCCTGCCCCACAGTGCCCCACCCTCACTACGGCCTCTGCTGGACAGCATCGTCAACGCCACAG CCACACCGCACTCTGCAGGAGAGCTCACCTGGGGGGTGGATGAGACCCTGGCACAGCTGGAGAAGGTGCTGCACCTGTACCGGAGCGGGCAGTATCTGCAGAACTCCACAGTAGGCAGCAGAGCCG AGTACCAGCACCTCCCAGAGAGCACCATCCCCCAGGAAGACTACCGCTGCTGGCCGTCTTACCACCACGGAAGCTGCCTCCTTTCAGTGTTCAACGTGGCCGAGGCCATGGATGTCTGTGAGAGCCATGCCCAGTGCCGAGCCTTTGTGGTCACCAACCAGACCACCTGGACAG GTCGGCAGCTGGTCTTTTTCAAGACAGGATGGAGCCAAGTGGTCCCTGATCCCAACAAGACCACGTATGTGAGGGCCTCTGGCTGA
- the PKDCC gene encoding extracellular tyrosine-protein kinase PKDCC isoform X2, producing MRRRRAAVAAGFCASFLLGSVLNVLFAPGSEPPRPGQSPGPSPAPGPGRRGDRGELARQIRARYEEVQRYSRGGPAPGAGRPERRRLMDLAPGGPGLQRPRPPRARPLPDGAPSWPPAPGPGSPGLGPRLGCAALRNVTGAQYVGSGYTKAVYRVRLPGGAAVALKAVDFSGHDLGSCVREFGARRGCYRLAAHKLLKEMVLLERLRHPNVLQLYGYCYQDSEDIPDTLTTITELGAPVEMIQLLQTSWEDRFRICLSLGRLLHHLAHSPLGSVTLLDFRPRQFVLVDGELKVTDLDDARVEETPCASSADCILEFPARNFTLPCSAQGWCEGMNEKRNLYNAYRFFFTYLLPHSAPPSLRPLLDSIVNATGELTWGVDETLAQLEKVLHLYRSGQYLQNSTVGSRAEYQHLPESTIPQEDYRCWPSYHHGSCLLSVFNVAEAMDVCESHAQCRAFVVTNQTTWTGRQLVFFKTGWSQVVPDPNKTTYVRASG from the exons ATGCGGCGCCGGCGAGCGGCGGTGGCCGCGGGTTTCTGCGCCTCCTTCCTGCTGGGCTCCGTCCTCAACGTGCTCTTCGCACCGGGCTCGGAGCCTCCGCGGCCAGGCCAGTCCCCCGGGCCCTCCCCAGCCCCGGGCCCGGGCCGTCGCGGGGACCGCGGGGAGCTGGCCCGGCAGATCCGAGCGCGCTACGAGGAGGTGCAGCGCTATTCCCGGGGGGGCCCCGCGCCCGGGGCCGGCCGGCCGGAGCGGCGGCGCCTGATGGACCTGGCTCCGGGCGGGCCGGGCCTGCAGCGTCCCCGGCCCCCGCGGGCCCGGCCCCTGCCCGACGGCGCTCCGAGCTGGCCCCCGGCTCCCGGCCCGGGCTCCCCTGGCCTGGGCCCGCGCCTGGGCTGCGCCGCGCTCCGCAACGTGACCGGCGCACAGTACGTGGGCTCTGGCTACACCAAGGCCGTGTACCGGGTCCGCCTGCCCGGCGGCGCCGCGGTGGCGCTCAAGGCGGTGGACTTCAGCGGCCACGATCTGGGCAGCTGCGTGCGCGAGTTCGGGGCGCGGAGGGGCTGCTATCGGCTGGCGGCCCACAAGCTGCTCAAGGAGATGGTGCTGCTGGAACGGCTGCGGCACCCCAACGTGCTGCAG CTCTATGGCTACTGCTACCAGGACAGCGAGGACATCCCGGACACCCTGACGACCATCACGGAGCTGGGCGCCCCTGTGGAAATGATCCAGCTGCTGCAGACTTCCTGGGAGGATCGATTCcga ATCTGCCTGAGCCTGGGCCGCCTCCTCCACCACCTGGCCCACTCCCCACTGGGCTCGGTCACTCTGCTGGACTTCCGCCCCCGACAGTTTGTGCTGGTGGATGGGGAGCTGAAGGTGACGGATCTGGATGACGCACGTGTAGAGGAGACACCATGTGCAAGCAGCGCCGACTGCATACTCGAGTTTCCAGCCAGGAACTTCACCCTGCCCTGCTCGGCCCAGGGCTGGTGCGAGGGCATGAATGAGAAGCGCAACCTCTACAATGCCTACAG GTTTTTCTTCACATACCTCCTGCCCCACAGTGCCCCACCCTCACTACGGCCTCTGCTGGACAGCATCGTCAACGCCACAG GAGAGCTCACCTGGGGGGTGGATGAGACCCTGGCACAGCTGGAGAAGGTGCTGCACCTGTACCGGAGCGGGCAGTATCTGCAGAACTCCACAGTAGGCAGCAGAGCCG AGTACCAGCACCTCCCAGAGAGCACCATCCCCCAGGAAGACTACCGCTGCTGGCCGTCTTACCACCACGGAAGCTGCCTCCTTTCAGTGTTCAACGTGGCCGAGGCCATGGATGTCTGTGAGAGCCATGCCCAGTGCCGAGCCTTTGTGGTCACCAACCAGACCACCTGGACAG GTCGGCAGCTGGTCTTTTTCAAGACAGGATGGAGCCAAGTGGTCCCTGATCCCAACAAGACCACGTATGTGAGGGCCTCTGGCTGA